From the Mangifera indica cultivar Alphonso chromosome 10, CATAS_Mindica_2.1, whole genome shotgun sequence genome, one window contains:
- the LOC123227053 gene encoding uncharacterized protein LOC123227053 → MIGNSVFNVLRRFLLQRQVSFLRSSQSQLKNTLFLPSKSFSSSASVFPNNPFTIIIFPSPPLRSPHSFSPERPLLIPRWPKGKNPEGSPGGEDISPAGSKKKDQMGEGRLDSSPKQLKLVEVSFPESREESLVVGSIYG, encoded by the exons ATGATAGGAAATTCAGTTTTCAATGTGTTGCGAAGGTTTCTTCTTCAACGTCAAGTTTCATTTCTACGTTCTTCACAGTCTCAGCTGAAAAATACCCTATTTTTACCCTCAAAATCGTTCTCATCATCAGCATCTGTATTCCCAAATAACCCATTTACAATAATCATATTCCCATCTCCTCCGCTCAGAAGTCCCCATTCTTTCAGCCCGGAGAGGCCTCTGCTCATCCCCAGATG GCCCAAAGGGAAGAATCCAGAAGGCAGCCCAGGAGGTGAGGATATTAGCCCAGCTGGGAGCAAAAAGAAAGACCAAATGGGTGAGGGCAGATTGGACAGTTCACCAAAGCAGCTGAAATTAGTTGAAGTTTCCTTTCCAGAATCAAGAGAAGAATCCTTAGTGGTGGGGTCCATTTATGGTTAG
- the LOC123227382 gene encoding protein RGF1 INDUCIBLE TRANSCRIPTION FACTOR 1-like, translated as MGGEEYSDCHGGGGGMNKPAWLQGLMAETFFGGCGFHENHRKNEKNVFCLVCCLSICPHCLPSHSSHPLLQVRRYVYHDVVRLGDLEKLIDCSYIQPYTINHAKVIFLKQRAQSRSCKGSANMCFTCERILQDSFHFCSLSCKVDHMVYHGQDLSSILFRIRESDFAISQFEGLRVDGSEIIDDDSQITTNSILEDQLQYKNSSCSNDNMGSSEISHAPVMVKKKKKGFLPGIVLSLSNRRKGAPQRAPLS; from the exons ATGGGAGGAGAGGAGTACTCAGACTGTCATGGGGGCGGTGGTGGGATGAATAAGCCTGCATGGCTTCAAGGTCTGATGGCCGAGACTTTCTTTGGAGGTTGTGGTTTCCATGAAAACCACAGGAAGAATGAGAAGAACGTGTTTTGCCTTGTTTGTTGTCTCAGTATTTGCCCCCACTGCCTCCCGTCTCATTCCTCTCATCCTCTCCTTCAG GTGCGACGTTATGTTTACCACGATGTTGTTCGACTAGGTGATCTCGAAAAGCTCATTGATTGCTCCTATATTCAG CCCTACACAATTAACCATGCCAAGGTTATATTCCTGAAGCAGAGGGCTCAATCCAGGTCCTGTAAGGGCTCTGCCAATATGTGCTTCACTTGTGAGAGGATTCTCCAGGACTCTTTCCATTTCTGCTCTCTTTCTTGCAAg GTTGATCACATGGTGTACCATGGACAAGATCTTTCAAGCATTCTCTTCAGGATTCGCGAAtctgattttgcaatttcacaATTCGAGGGATTGAGAGTTGATGGTTCAGAAATTATCGACGATGATAGTCAAATTACTACAAACTCCATCCTTGAGGATCAATTGCAGTACAAAAATTCGTCGTGTTCCAATGACAACATGGGCAGTTCGGAGATTTCACATGCACCGGTTATggttaaaaagaagaaaaagggttTTCTACCTGGAATCGTTCTCTCCCTTAGCAACAGGAGAAAGGGGGCTCCTCAGAGGGCTCCTCTTTCTTAG
- the LOC123227661 gene encoding bifunctional purine biosynthesis protein PurH-like — protein sequence MFNLSAVSSASTAVVKIAQPSLSTVPSAVFRKQITSVSSTFWVQVQPSSSSVRFRFCPVKSMSHTQTFSVPTHESQSSASGKKQALISLSDKKDLAFLGTGLQELGYTIVSTGGTATALEKAGVSVTKVEQLTSFPEMLDGRVKTLHPNIHGGILARRDQKHHMEALNEHGIGTFDIVVVNLYPFYDKVTSVGGIAFEDGIENIDIGGPTMIRAAAKNHKDVLVVVDSEDYPALLEFLKGNQDEEQFRKKLAWKAFQHVASYDSAVSEWLWKQTSADKFPPSLTVPLRLKSSLRYGENPHQKAAFYVDKSLSEFNAGGIATAIQHHGKEMSYNNYLDADAAWNCVSEFKNPTCVVVKHTNPCGVASRDDILEAYRLAVKADPVSAFGGIVAFNIEVDEALAKEIREFRSPTDGETRMFYEIVVAPKYTKKGLEILRGKSKTLRILEANKNEKGKLSLRQVGGGWLVQESDDLTPQDIQFNVVSDKTPTGNELKDAEFAWLCVKHVKSNAIVIAKNNCMLGMGSGQPNRVESLRIAMRKAGDEVKGAALASDAFFPFAWNDAVEEACESRIGVIAEPGGSIRDKDAIDCCNKYGVSLLFTNVRHFRH from the exons ATGTTTAACTTGTCTGCCGTTTCTTCCGCCTCCACCGCTGTTGTAAAAATTGCCCAACCGTCACTTTCCACCGTGCCCTCTGCTGTTTTCCGAAAACAAATAACATCCGTTTCTTCTACCTTCTGGGTTCAAGTCCAGCCTTCTTCCTCTTCAGTGCGTTTCAGGTTTTGTCCGGTTAAATCCATGTCTCACACTCAAACATTTTCTGTTCCAACCCATGAATCTCAATCTTCTGCTTCCG GGAAGAAGCAAGCTTTGATATCTTTGTCAGATAAAAAGGACTTGGCTTTTCTTGGAACTGGGTTACAAGAACTGGG ATACACAATTGTTTCAACTGGAGGAACGGCTACTGCTTTAGAAAAGGCTGGTGTGTCAGTAACTAAAGTGGAACAGCTCACCTCGTTCCCGGAAAtg CTTGATGGACGTGTAAAAACTTTACACCCCAACATACATGGGGGTATTCTTGCTAGAAGGGACCAAAAACATCATATGGAAGCTCTGAATGAACATGGAATTG GTACATTTGATATAGTTGTTGTGAACTTGTACCCATTTTATGATAAAGTTACTTCTGTTGGAGGGATTGCTTTTGAGGATGGAATTGAGAACATTGATATTGGTGGCCCTACCATGATCAGAGCTGCTGCAAAG AATCACAAGGATGTCTTGGTTGTAGTTGATTCTGAAGACTATCCTGCACTCTTAGAATTTCTGAAGGGAAACCAGGATGAAGAACAGTTTCGCAAAAAGCTTGCTTGGAAGGCTTTTCAGCATGTTGCTTCTTATGATTCTGCTGTGTCAGAGTGGCTGTGGAAACAGACTTCAGCGG ATAAATTCCCTCCCAGCTTAACAGTGCCCCTCAGACTTAAAAGTTCTCTTCGTTATGGTGAAAATCCTCACCAGAAGGCTGCATTTTATGTTGACAAGAGTCTTTCGGAGTTTAATGCTGGTGGGATTGCGACAGCTATTCAGCATCATGGGAAA GAGAtgtcatataataattatttagatgCTGATGCAGCTTGGAATTGTGTATCGGAATTTAAGAATCCTACTTGTGTAGTTGTAAAGCATACAAATCCCTGTGGAGTAGCATCACGTGATGACATCCTTGAAGCATATAGATTAGCTGTGAAAGCAGATCCGGTCAGTGCATTTGGTGGCATTGTGGCCTTCAACATTGAAGTTGATGAG GCCCTTGCTAAGGAAATCCGGGAGTTTAGAAGTCCAACAGATGGAGAAACTCGAATGTTTTATGAGATTGTGGTTGCTCCCAAGTATACCAAGAAGGGTCTTGAGATTCTCCGGGGAAAATCAAAGACTCTTAGGATCCTAGAAGCAAACAAGAATGAGAAGGGAAAGCTTTCGCTCAGACAAGTTGGTGGTGGCTGGTTAGTACAGGAATCAGATGACTTGACTCCCCAAGATATCCAATTCAACGTTGTTTCTGATAAGACACCAACAGGAAATGAACTTAAGGATGCTGAATTTGCATGGCTTTGTGTCAAGCATGTCAAGAGCAACGCCATTGTAATAGCAAAG AACAACTGTATGTTGGGTATGGGAAGTGGGCAGCCAAATCGTGTAGAGAGTTTGAGAATAGCAATGAGGAAGGCAGGAGATGAGGTTAAAGGAGCTGCTCTGGCTAGCGATGCATTCTTCCCATTTG CCTGGAATGATGCCGTGGAAGAGGCATGTGAGAGCAGAATTGGCGTGATTGCAGAGCCTGGTGGCAGCATTAGGGATAAGGATGCCATTGACTGCTGTAACAAATATGGGGTTTCACTGCTCTTTACCAATGTGAGGCACTTCAGGCATTGA
- the LOC123227662 gene encoding 50S ribosomal protein L7/L12-like, translating to MSFIARLRCNVPNRFYQNPNVCPLAALNFFTFNGMVSRGFSQTAMEDEEEEEVEIDQRRLPADYDPATFDPTEHRSPPTERVFRLVDEIAGLTLAEVAELGSIIMKKRGMKEPPVVGVMKPGAAGLAGMAMKATAAASKEEKKPEKTVFEVKLESYEASAKIKIIKEVRSFTDLGLKEAKDLVEKAPSILKKGVSKEEGEQIIEKMKALGAKVVME from the coding sequence ATGAGCTTCATAGCAAGGTTAAGATGTAATGTACCAAACAGGTTTTACCAAAATCCCAACGTTTGTCCTCTAGCGGcactaaatttttttactttcaatGGGATGGTATCTCGGGGCTTTAGTCAAACTGCTATGGAGGACGAGGAAGAGGAGGAAGTAGAGATTGATCAAAGAAGACTCCCAGCTGATTATGATCCAGCTACATTTGATCCCACTGAGCATCGTAGTCCTCCAACTGAGCGTGTTTTCAGGCTTGTAGATGAAATTGCTGGACTCACTCTAGCTGAAGTTGCAGAACTGGGTTCCATTATAATGAAGAAACGGGGAATGAAGGAACCACCAGTTGTGGGGGTTATGAAGCCTGGTGCTGCTGGTTTGGCTGGAATGGCAATGAAGGCAACAGCTGCCGCAAGTAAGGAAGAGAAGAAACCTGAGAAGACTGTTTTTGAGGTGAAACTGGAATCATATGAAGCTTCTGcaaagattaaaattataaaggagGTCAGGAGTTTTACTGATTTAGGTCTCAAGGAAGCAAAGGATTTGGTAGAGAAGGCACCATCAATATTGAAGAAAGGTGTGTCGAAAGAAGAAGGTGAGCAAATAATTGAGAAGATGAAAGCTCTTGGAGCAAAAGTTGTTATGGAATGA